In Amphiura filiformis chromosome 2, Afil_fr2py, whole genome shotgun sequence, one DNA window encodes the following:
- the LOC140138876 gene encoding ATP-dependent DNA helicase PIF1-like has product MVSATQLSSYIHGRLQQIKGTSYTSYFGNVSILAVGDFFQLPPISPPTPLCFPHEEPLKDLWNSLHNETKLASLNTETFTIKAEDVDQKGGRVIKVHETPHDTSRRKDDTSLVPYLKLAVGARTMLIANIDVPDGLCNGVSGTIKGIEFGNSKNMPQAIYVRFDSDKIGRKARSSQVIPPEYVSCVAIMPRKETFQLKGRNFSTTREQIPLKLAWAVTVHKVQGLTTEQAVISMKCFKESMAYVALSRVTTLEECI; this is encoded by the exons ATGGTTAGTGCTACTCAGCTATCGTCGTACATTCACGGACGATTACAACAAATCAAAGGAACATCATACACTTCCTACTTTGGCAATGTCTCTATCCTGGCAGTAGGAGATTTCTTTCAATTACCACCGATAAGTCCACCCACACCTTTGTGTTTCCCACACGAAGAACCCTTGAAAGACTTGTGGAATTCACT TCACAATGAAACAAAGTTAGCGTCACTAAACACGGAAACATTTACTATCAAAGCAGAAGACGTTGACCAAAAGGGTGGCAGAGTGATCAAAGTCCACGAAACACCACATGACACATCACGTCGAAAAGACGACACGTCACTTGTACCTTATCTGAAGTTAGCAGTAGGTGCTAGAACTATGCTAATAGCTAACATTGATGTTCCCGATGGTCTTTGTAATGGAGTATCTGGTACCATTAAAGGAATTGAATTCGGTAACTCCAAGAACATGCCACAGGCTATCTATGTCAGGTTTGACAGTGACAAAATTGGAAGGAAGGCTCGATCATCACAAGTTATACCACCTGAGTATGTATCGTGTGTCGCTATAATGCCACGCAAGGAAACATTTCAATTGAAAGGAAGAAACTTCAGTACCACAAGAGAACAGATTCCATTGAAACTTGCTTGGGCTGTTACTGTTCACAAAGTCCAAGGACTGACAACTGAACAAGCTGTGATTTCTATGAAATGTTTCAAAGAATCAATGGCATACGTTGCACTTAGTCGAGTGACAACTTTAGAGGAATGCATTTAA